Proteins encoded within one genomic window of Edaphobacter lichenicola:
- a CDS encoding phage portal protein, whose translation MERERVAMGVRTMVKDVWQRLAGVEAAAGDAGMGERKTAMLPSVLSPYRPAGRPGQNALPKPTATNLRKFAETPVVRRAINVVKDKIASMDWQVKVRRGYLGVTVQDAEARMKVLRQCLEEPNASDSFRVLWEQVLEDLLVGGFGAVEMESTGDPERPFHLWPVDGATIQIDTKWDGDPNKPRYAQATGRMGQESLVPLLDDELMYLRLNPRTYTPFGLGRLEVAFETVNQFLSASRYAGKLASNSVAQYAIWLNDATPEEHDRLIRWWQDEIEGTGRVPFLSCEQKPEVIQFAGGTDADLRLQWQETLIRMIANAFDLPPMLLGVASDVNKSTAGEMADEAFQSAVVPVAKLVAEHITRDLFAKKLGWREFEFCFNDLESRDEMEELQMQTTLLQAGVLTVDEVRAMRGLGPIEGAVTQ comes from the coding sequence ATGGAAAGAGAGAGGGTAGCGATGGGCGTTCGGACGATGGTGAAGGATGTTTGGCAGAGACTGGCGGGAGTTGAGGCGGCGGCGGGCGATGCGGGGATGGGCGAGAGGAAGACGGCTATGCTTCCCTCGGTGCTAAGTCCCTACAGACCGGCGGGGCGGCCTGGGCAGAACGCGTTGCCGAAGCCGACTGCGACGAATCTGCGGAAGTTCGCCGAGACTCCAGTGGTGCGCCGGGCGATCAACGTGGTGAAGGACAAGATCGCGAGCATGGACTGGCAGGTGAAGGTGCGGCGCGGCTATTTGGGCGTGACGGTGCAGGATGCAGAGGCTCGCATGAAGGTTCTGCGGCAGTGTCTGGAAGAGCCGAATGCTTCGGACAGTTTTCGGGTGCTCTGGGAGCAGGTGCTGGAGGATCTGCTGGTGGGCGGATTCGGCGCGGTGGAGATGGAGAGTACGGGGGACCCTGAGAGACCGTTTCATCTTTGGCCGGTGGATGGCGCGACGATCCAAATCGATACGAAGTGGGATGGCGATCCGAACAAGCCTCGCTATGCGCAGGCTACGGGGCGGATGGGACAGGAGTCCCTGGTGCCTCTGCTCGATGATGAGCTGATGTATCTAAGGCTGAATCCACGTACCTACACGCCGTTTGGCCTGGGGAGGCTGGAGGTTGCGTTTGAGACGGTGAACCAGTTTCTGAGCGCGAGCCGGTATGCGGGGAAGCTCGCCAGCAACTCAGTGGCGCAGTACGCGATCTGGTTGAACGACGCTACTCCGGAGGAGCACGACCGGCTGATTCGGTGGTGGCAAGACGAGATTGAAGGCACGGGCCGGGTTCCGTTTTTGAGCTGCGAGCAGAAGCCGGAGGTGATCCAGTTTGCCGGCGGCACGGATGCTGATCTGCGGCTGCAGTGGCAGGAGACGCTGATTCGGATGATCGCCAATGCGTTCGATCTGCCGCCGATGTTGCTTGGGGTGGCGAGCGATGTTAACAAATCGACCGCTGGGGAGATGGCAGACGAGGCGTTCCAAAGCGCGGTGGTTCCGGTTGCGAAGCTGGTGGCGGAGCACATTACGCGCGACCTGTTTGCGAAGAAGCTGGGCTGGCGCGAGTTCGAGTTCTGCTTCAACGACCTGGAGAGCAGGGATGAGATGGAGGAGCTGCAGATGCAGACGACGCTGTTGCAGGCGGGCGTACTGACCGTGGATGAGGTTCGCGCGATGCGGGGGTTAGGCCCGATCGAGGGGGCGGTGACACAGTGA